Proteins from a genomic interval of Ndongobacter massiliensis:
- the dnaG gene encoding DNA primase, whose protein sequence is MGYLSDQTVENVRQAIDIVSLVGEYVQLKRAGSLYKGLCPFHQEKTPSFVVTEARGTYHCFGCGEGGDGIRFIMKEEGLDFPDAVRFLAKKYGIPIEESAVAGGAHQRMEKLYALNREAMLFYYRNLLTNRIPQNYLRGRGMTPDIINDFMLGYADESGHSLYDYLHEKGYADEDMLHLGLISRSNHGTGFYDRFRNRLMFPILSNRSRVIGFGGRIIGAGNPKYLNSPESDLFHKGENLYGVHILQKGKNKDRVLLVEGYMDVIALHSAGAPYAAASLGTALTPQQAHLIRRYGKQIYLCYDGDAAGIKASRRAIDIFQQEGVIPKMILLPDGKDPDEYVREKGLPAFETAMEQGLDPPDFELRICRSGYDMETVAGRVDYLRAATAYLATLQEEATRDIYAAQVAESVGADSESVRADVKRQAALLAEEKRTRGHARPEIAQRARTKREAPPREEAMRTDGVPDTYYETLYDAQEEPFEQATADAISVQMGMNGNDESRERARLEFEVIRLCQADETCFTQLEPLAESFLASRPALALFRAVRSLRTSSIPPQIEWLRSALTDETAQAWLTSLEEVQRLAEADGIRNVQWEKMCPQLIARVERFEKKQRREQIRKMLQEGTEEWSEKTTRAELLQELQALDRALKMRGRRAE, encoded by the coding sequence ATGGGCTATCTTTCCGATCAAACCGTTGAGAACGTTCGTCAGGCCATTGACATCGTCTCGCTGGTCGGAGAATATGTACAACTCAAGCGTGCAGGCTCACTGTACAAGGGGTTATGCCCGTTTCACCAGGAAAAAACGCCTTCATTTGTAGTGACAGAAGCGCGCGGGACCTATCATTGTTTCGGCTGCGGAGAAGGTGGCGACGGCATCCGATTTATCATGAAGGAAGAGGGATTGGACTTTCCGGATGCCGTGCGATTTTTGGCGAAGAAATACGGCATTCCCATCGAAGAATCCGCCGTGGCAGGCGGCGCGCACCAGCGCATGGAAAAGCTGTATGCGCTGAATCGTGAGGCCATGCTTTTTTACTACCGCAACCTTTTGACCAACCGCATTCCGCAGAATTACTTGCGCGGGCGGGGCATGACGCCGGATATTATCAATGATTTTATGCTCGGTTATGCGGATGAAAGCGGACATAGTTTGTACGACTACCTGCATGAGAAGGGCTATGCCGACGAGGATATGCTGCACCTGGGACTGATTTCCCGTTCCAATCACGGAACGGGTTTCTACGACCGCTTTCGCAATCGGCTGATGTTCCCGATTCTATCGAACCGCAGTCGGGTCATCGGGTTCGGCGGACGCATCATCGGCGCGGGAAACCCCAAGTATCTGAATTCGCCCGAGTCCGATCTTTTTCACAAAGGAGAAAATCTATACGGGGTACATATCTTACAGAAGGGAAAAAATAAGGATCGCGTGCTGCTCGTGGAAGGCTACATGGACGTCATCGCGCTGCATTCCGCCGGCGCACCCTATGCGGCCGCCAGTTTGGGCACGGCACTGACTCCGCAGCAGGCACACCTGATCCGCCGCTATGGCAAACAGATCTACCTCTGTTACGATGGCGACGCCGCCGGCATAAAAGCATCGCGCCGCGCCATCGACATTTTTCAACAAGAAGGCGTAATTCCGAAGATGATCCTCTTGCCGGACGGCAAGGATCCGGACGAGTATGTGCGAGAAAAAGGACTGCCGGCTTTTGAAACAGCGATGGAGCAGGGCTTGGATCCTCCGGATTTTGAACTGCGTATCTGTCGCAGCGGCTACGATATGGAGACTGTGGCGGGGCGCGTGGATTACCTGCGGGCGGCGACGGCATACTTAGCAACATTACAAGAAGAAGCGACGCGGGATATTTATGCGGCGCAGGTGGCGGAATCGGTCGGTGCGGACAGCGAGAGTGTGCGCGCAGACGTAAAGCGTCAGGCGGCATTATTAGCCGAAGAAAAGCGGACGCGCGGACATGCCCGACCGGAAATTGCACAACGCGCGCGCACGAAACGGGAAGCGCCCCCACGTGAGGAGGCAATGCGTACGGATGGGGTGCCGGATACCTACTACGAGACCTTGTACGACGCGCAGGAGGAGCCATTTGAACAGGCGACTGCCGATGCAATTTCTGTACAAATGGGTATGAATGGAAACGATGAATCCAGAGAGCGGGCGCGGTTGGAATTTGAAGTGATACGGTTGTGCCAGGCGGATGAGACGTGCTTTACGCAGTTGGAACCGCTGGCGGAGTCGTTTTTGGCAAGTCGCCCTGCGTTGGCGTTGTTTCGTGCGGTGCGATCGCTGCGCACGTCCTCTATTCCGCCGCAGATTGAGTGGCTGCGCAGCGCGCTGACGGACGAGACGGCACAGGCTTGGTTGACTTCGCTGGAAGAGGTGCAGCGCCTGGCGGAAGCGGACGGCATTCGGAATGTACAATGGGAAAAAATGTGCCCGCAGTTGATTGCCCGAGTGGAACGATTTGAAAAGAAGCAGCGACGCGAGCAGATTCGAAAGATGTTACAAGAGGGAACGGAAGAGTGGAGCGAGAAAACGACGCGCGCAGAGTTGTTACAGGAATTGCAGGCACTGGATCGCGCCTTGAAGATGCGGGGAAGGAGGGCGGAATGA